Proteins from one Planctomyces sp. SH-PL62 genomic window:
- a CDS encoding protein kinase domain-containing protein, which produces MGIERLDESTEFLSHDPNVAADPDDPRLGRALEEYEAACARGERPVRSAFLRAHEEIAGDLADCLEGLDRLKGAGVWFQGGVPMPPERLGDYRIIRELGRGGMGIVYEAEQASLGRRVALKLLPSTSAMDPRQVQRFQVEVQAAAHLRHPNIVPIYAVGCDAGVHYYSMQYVSGRPLSALIDELRREREARPGSLPSWEPSSREGGGAGAGEGEGRTSRHGTPFFRGVARLGLQAADALAHAHSLGVVHRDVKPGNLLIDEEGDLWVADFGLARLHGASGLTATGDLIGTLRYMSPDQVLAGRGVVDHRTDLYSLGVTLYELLALEAAFPGGDVASLVQRITDEEPTPPSRYTPQLPRDLETIVLKAMAKDPGGRYASAREMAEDLRRFLDDKAILARRPTLAERAVRWTRRHRPIAAALAAVLVLATVCLAISTLVVWNANSRIQGESDARRLQLDRAEVNLEVAHRALELYLDSAESWFPRGQGDDREDVDLLRTALEFYERIASRNDPNRRTIQRTFTAYSRIGDIRLTLGRIYEAEDAYRRAMHVMLGVLEGGPDDHQAAAQLAAVLRKYAELLRRQAVYGPGEWAVDQSISLFRKIVESAPEDHGRRFSLAQALILRANIEGETGRVAKALADSNEALELLVSLGTPAEKAYPPAIDLRNELASAYTGLGAWLQLGRRRAEAEQAYRKGLEQVEEFGSAPSSQPAARESLARCHARLGELQLESRRHEEAVASLEQAVAVLQRLAADFPRVPRYKRDLARLHELLSRLFWETDRPEDSEAALKTAYQLDPKREAFEQIRLNNIAWYLVTTPDLSSRNPSRAVELAELVVANVPDAWACWNTLGVARYRNGDWDGARAAFERSLELNADDRAFDGFGLAMALWRLGRKDEARQWYLRSEDYRLRERPNDLELLRFLAEARALMGEAPRDPIDSPGNSPLTIAEALASPWFGLPARRVEIPASSREKEGRPGSPRDGLPRNGPAAAIPLSPGGRRSS; this is translated from the coding sequence ATGGGGATTGAGCGTCTCGACGAGTCGACCGAATTCCTTTCTCACGATCCGAACGTCGCCGCCGATCCCGACGACCCCCGGCTCGGGCGGGCGCTGGAGGAGTACGAGGCAGCCTGCGCGCGCGGAGAGCGCCCCGTTCGATCGGCCTTCCTCCGCGCGCACGAGGAGATCGCGGGCGATCTGGCGGATTGCCTGGAAGGGCTCGACCGCCTCAAGGGGGCCGGCGTCTGGTTCCAGGGCGGCGTCCCCATGCCTCCCGAACGGCTGGGCGACTACCGGATCATCCGGGAGCTGGGCCGGGGCGGCATGGGGATCGTCTATGAGGCGGAACAGGCTTCGTTGGGTCGTCGCGTCGCGCTCAAGCTGCTGCCGTCCACGTCGGCGATGGATCCCCGGCAGGTCCAGCGGTTCCAGGTCGAGGTTCAGGCGGCGGCCCACCTCAGGCACCCGAACATCGTCCCGATCTACGCCGTGGGATGCGACGCGGGCGTCCATTACTACAGCATGCAATACGTCTCGGGGCGGCCCCTCTCCGCGCTGATCGACGAGCTTCGGCGCGAGCGCGAGGCCCGGCCGGGCTCGCTCCCCTCCTGGGAACCCTCGTCGCGCGAGGGCGGAGGAGCAGGGGCGGGGGAAGGGGAGGGCCGGACGTCGCGGCATGGGACGCCCTTCTTCCGAGGGGTCGCCCGCCTCGGGCTCCAGGCGGCCGACGCGCTGGCGCATGCCCACTCGCTGGGCGTGGTCCATCGCGACGTCAAGCCGGGCAATCTCCTGATCGACGAGGAGGGGGACCTGTGGGTGGCCGACTTCGGCCTGGCCCGCCTGCATGGTGCGTCCGGGCTGACGGCGACCGGCGACCTGATCGGCACGCTTCGCTACATGAGCCCCGACCAGGTCCTCGCGGGACGCGGCGTGGTCGATCATCGCACCGACCTCTACTCGCTGGGCGTCACCCTCTATGAATTGCTGGCCCTGGAGGCGGCATTCCCCGGCGGCGACGTGGCGAGCCTTGTGCAGCGGATCACCGACGAGGAGCCCACGCCCCCCTCGCGATACACCCCCCAGCTCCCTCGCGACCTGGAGACGATCGTCCTGAAGGCGATGGCCAAGGACCCCGGCGGCCGGTACGCCTCGGCCCGCGAGATGGCCGAGGATCTGCGCCGGTTCCTCGACGACAAGGCCATCCTCGCCCGACGCCCGACCCTGGCCGAGCGTGCCGTCCGCTGGACTCGCCGACACCGCCCGATCGCCGCGGCCCTGGCGGCGGTCCTCGTGTTGGCGACGGTCTGTCTGGCGATCAGCACGCTGGTGGTCTGGAACGCCAACTCGCGCATCCAGGGCGAATCCGACGCCCGCCGCCTCCAGCTCGATCGGGCCGAGGTGAACCTGGAGGTGGCCCACCGGGCTTTGGAGCTTTATCTGGACTCGGCCGAGTCGTGGTTCCCACGCGGTCAGGGCGACGACCGGGAGGACGTCGATCTCCTCCGCACCGCCTTGGAGTTCTACGAGCGGATCGCCTCGCGAAACGACCCGAACCGACGAACGATCCAGCGGACCTTCACCGCCTACAGCCGAATCGGCGACATCCGCCTGACCCTCGGCCGGATTTACGAGGCGGAAGACGCCTATCGCCGGGCGATGCACGTCATGCTCGGGGTCCTGGAGGGCGGCCCGGACGACCACCAGGCCGCCGCCCAGCTCGCCGCCGTCCTGCGGAAGTATGCCGAACTGCTGCGTCGGCAGGCCGTCTACGGACCCGGCGAGTGGGCCGTCGACCAGTCCATCAGCCTCTTTCGCAAGATCGTCGAATCCGCCCCCGAGGATCACGGCCGCCGTTTCTCGCTGGCCCAGGCGCTGATCCTGAGGGCGAACATCGAGGGAGAGACCGGCCGCGTGGCGAAGGCCCTCGCCGACTCGAACGAGGCCCTGGAACTCCTCGTTTCGCTGGGAACCCCGGCGGAGAAGGCGTACCCCCCGGCGATCGACCTCAGGAACGAGCTGGCCTCAGCCTACACCGGGCTCGGGGCCTGGCTCCAACTCGGCCGTCGTCGGGCCGAGGCCGAGCAGGCATATCGCAAGGGGCTGGAACAGGTGGAGGAGTTCGGATCGGCACCGTCGTCCCAGCCGGCGGCCCGCGAATCGCTGGCGCGCTGCCACGCCCGGCTGGGAGAGCTGCAACTGGAATCCCGAAGGCACGAGGAGGCCGTCGCATCCCTGGAGCAGGCGGTCGCCGTGCTCCAACGCCTGGCGGCCGACTTCCCCCGAGTCCCCCGCTACAAGCGAGATCTGGCCCGGCTCCACGAACTGCTGAGCCGCCTCTTCTGGGAGACCGACCGGCCCGAGGACTCCGAGGCCGCCCTCAAGACGGCCTATCAGCTCGACCCCAAGCGCGAGGCGTTCGAGCAGATCCGGCTGAACAACATCGCCTGGTATCTCGTGACCACGCCCGATCTCTCGTCTCGAAATCCCTCCCGGGCCGTCGAACTCGCCGAACTGGTCGTCGCCAACGTCCCCGACGCCTGGGCCTGCTGGAACACGCTGGGGGTCGCCCGCTACCGCAATGGCGATTGGGACGGCGCCCGCGCCGCGTTTGAACGCTCGCTCGAACTCAACGCCGACGACAGGGCCTTCGACGGTTTCGGCCTCGCGATGGCGCTCTGGCGGCTCGGCCGGAAGGACGAGGCCCGGCAATGGTATCTTCGCTCGGAGGATTACCGACTTCGGGAACGTCCCAACGATCTGGAATTGCTGCGCTTCCTCGCTGAAGCCCGCGCGCTCATGGGCGAGGCTCCCCGAGACCCGATCGACTCGCCCGGGAACTCCCCGCTCACCATCGCCGAAGCCCTCGCCAGCCCCTGGTTCGGCCTCCCCGCCCGCAGGGTCGAAATCCCGGCTTCAAGCCGAGAGAAAGAAGGCCGCCCCGGGTCACCACGGGACGGCCTTCCCAGAAATGGTCCGGCCGCCGCGATTCCGCTCAGTCCTGGCGGACGTCGATCTTCCTGA
- the modA gene encoding molybdate ABC transporter substrate-binding protein produces MSRGTRLASPRSLVDRTRLPLVLCVALGLLCGCGGEPGRAPVVEPLRIASAADLQHVLPKLLEAYGDRDGPVAPPTFGASGQLAEQIRGGAPFDVFLSADMILPGALETEGLVVAGSVTPYARGSLMLLVHPDVAAEVASISDLTKPAVRKIAIANPQVAPYGKAARDALESAGLWTTLEARIVPAGSVSQAFLHVEEGNADAALVSRSLVAGAASRIVEIDPALYPPRIQGLGIVSRSGKLDRARRFVDFIKGVDGGRILGDHGFTSPGD; encoded by the coding sequence ATGAGCCGCGGAACCCGTCTCGCTTCGCCTCGTAGTCTGGTCGATCGGACGAGGCTTCCCCTGGTTCTCTGCGTCGCGCTCGGCCTTCTGTGCGGGTGTGGGGGAGAGCCCGGCCGCGCTCCGGTCGTCGAGCCGCTGCGAATCGCTTCGGCGGCGGATCTCCAGCACGTCCTGCCGAAGCTGCTGGAGGCGTATGGGGACCGCGACGGCCCGGTCGCCCCGCCGACCTTCGGCGCGTCGGGCCAGCTCGCCGAGCAGATCCGCGGCGGGGCTCCTTTCGATGTCTTCCTCTCGGCCGACATGATCCTGCCGGGAGCCCTGGAAACCGAGGGCCTGGTCGTCGCCGGCTCGGTGACTCCTTACGCCCGGGGATCGCTCATGCTCCTGGTCCATCCCGACGTCGCCGCCGAGGTCGCGTCGATTTCGGACCTGACGAAGCCGGCCGTTCGCAAGATCGCGATCGCCAATCCCCAGGTCGCCCCATACGGCAAGGCGGCGCGCGACGCCCTGGAGTCGGCCGGGCTCTGGACCACGCTCGAAGCCCGGATCGTGCCCGCCGGCTCGGTTTCCCAGGCGTTCCTGCACGTCGAGGAAGGGAACGCCGACGCGGCCCTGGTCAGCCGCTCGCTGGTCGCGGGCGCCGCTTCGCGGATCGTCGAGATCGACCCGGCGCTCTATCCCCCTCGGATTCAGGGGCTGGGGATCGTGTCGCGCTCGGGCAAGCTGGATCGGGCTCGCCGCTTCGTCGATTTCATCAAGGGGGTGGACGGGGGTCGCATCCTGGGCGACCATGGTTTCACCTCCCCCGGCGACTGA
- a CDS encoding molybdenum ABC transporter ATP-binding protein, producing the protein MSGPSSPLTLDARVASRVHPGLTIDATIRLGDEIGVLFGPSGAGKSTLLRLLAGLVRPDSGLVTLAGETLFDSARGVDVPLRRRRIGMIFQDDLLFPHLDVAGNVGFGLAGTIRADRERRVAEVAASCGIASLLGRHVETLSGGERQRVGLARALAPRPRLLLCDEPVSALDLPGRRTLLDRLRAVQRAEGMPVLYVTHSPSEAITLGTRLFLLDGGRLVAEGPPAEVLAGTRRAEFLHLEGVRNVFSGRVAGHGEGREWTRLDLDGGTSLIAAYVDAPPGAAVSVEVDGDDVLLAAGPVAGLSARNQVEGRVEAIAVHGREAEVVVMVGGLRWLVGTLASTPDVLALAPGRSVHLVIKARSVRVEYSLD; encoded by the coding sequence GTGAGTGGTCCATCTTCCCCCTTGACGCTCGACGCCCGCGTCGCGTCTCGCGTGCATCCGGGGCTGACTATCGACGCGACGATCCGGCTGGGCGACGAGATCGGGGTCCTGTTCGGGCCGTCCGGCGCGGGAAAGTCGACGCTCCTGCGCCTCCTCGCGGGGCTCGTCCGGCCCGATTCCGGCCTCGTGACACTGGCGGGCGAGACGCTGTTCGACTCGGCTCGCGGCGTCGACGTCCCGCTGCGTCGGCGTCGCATCGGCATGATCTTCCAGGACGACCTGCTGTTCCCCCACCTGGACGTGGCGGGGAATGTGGGCTTCGGGCTGGCCGGGACGATCCGGGCGGATCGCGAGCGGCGGGTGGCGGAGGTGGCGGCTTCCTGCGGGATCGCCAGCCTGCTCGGCCGTCACGTCGAGACCCTCTCCGGGGGCGAACGCCAGCGCGTCGGGCTGGCGCGGGCGCTGGCGCCCCGGCCGAGGCTCCTCCTCTGCGACGAGCCCGTGTCGGCCCTGGACCTTCCCGGTCGGCGGACGCTCCTCGACCGCCTGCGGGCCGTCCAGCGCGCCGAGGGGATGCCGGTCCTGTACGTGACCCACAGCCCGTCCGAGGCGATCACCCTGGGGACCCGGCTGTTCCTTCTCGACGGCGGGCGGCTCGTCGCCGAGGGGCCGCCGGCGGAGGTCCTGGCCGGGACGCGACGCGCCGAGTTCCTCCACCTGGAGGGGGTCCGCAACGTCTTCTCGGGGCGGGTCGCCGGGCATGGCGAAGGCCGGGAATGGACCCGGCTGGACCTCGACGGCGGGACCTCGCTGATCGCCGCCTACGTCGACGCCCCGCCGGGGGCCGCCGTCTCCGTCGAGGTTGACGGCGACGACGTCCTCCTGGCCGCCGGGCCCGTCGCGGGCCTGAGCGCCCGCAACCAGGTCGAAGGGCGGGTCGAAGCGATCGCCGTCCACGGCCGCGAGGCCGAGGTCGTGGTCATGGTCGGCGGCCTGCGATGGCTGGTCGGTACCCTCGCCTCAACCCCCGACGTCCTGGCCCTCGCGCCCGGCCGGTCGGTCCACCTCGTCATCAAGGCCCGAAGCGTCCGCGTCGAATACTCGCTCGATTGA
- a CDS encoding sigma-70 family RNA polymerase sigma factor encodes MSRVGETPSPPVERLLDQARGGDGAALGLLLQRYHNYLSLLARVQIGRRIQAKVDVSDVLQDVSLEVHRRIGGFRGGSEGEFLAWMRQILGGVLADQIRRYLGAKRRDVRLERELGEDLDRSSRAMAGPLAAVGSSPSARASRREQAVILADAINGLPPDYREVIILRQLEGLSFPEVAERMERTQDSVKNLWARALARLRRGLEALDGD; translated from the coding sequence ATGAGCCGAGTCGGCGAGACCCCCAGCCCGCCGGTGGAACGCCTGCTGGATCAAGCTCGCGGGGGTGACGGCGCGGCGCTCGGGCTGCTGCTCCAGCGCTATCACAACTATCTGTCGCTGCTGGCGAGGGTGCAGATCGGCCGTCGGATTCAGGCCAAGGTCGACGTCTCGGACGTGTTGCAGGACGTCTCGCTGGAGGTCCATCGTCGGATCGGCGGCTTCCGGGGCGGGTCTGAGGGGGAATTCCTGGCCTGGATGCGGCAGATCCTCGGCGGGGTTCTGGCCGATCAAATCCGTCGGTACCTCGGCGCGAAGCGTCGTGACGTCCGCCTGGAGCGGGAACTGGGGGAGGATCTCGATCGCTCCTCAAGGGCCATGGCTGGACCGTTGGCCGCCGTCGGCAGCTCGCCGAGCGCCCGCGCGTCGCGCCGGGAACAGGCCGTGATTCTGGCCGATGCGATCAACGGCCTCCCCCCCGATTATCGCGAGGTCATCATCCTCCGGCAGCTCGAAGGGCTCAGCTTCCCCGAAGTCGCCGAACGGATGGAGCGCACCCAGGACAGCGTGAAGAACCTCTGGGCCCGCGCCCTCGCCAGACTCCGACGCGGATTGGAGGCGCTCGATGGGGATTGA
- a CDS encoding WD40 repeat domain-containing protein: protein MQGEWDEDVERRDLDDEMSQGRRVRLPFFTWRRLGSVAMILAIAAAFVDEGDARPRETDDRTLAGHLGLIETLRFSPDGKTLLTAGWDRTVRIWDVEAAPTAGFGAELACLTVDAEIYAASLSSDGGIVAVAGLDGVTLWNWREDSIPPRTLDDAGPCRALAFSPDDRTLAVGGFDHQIRIVDVESGRVNSVLAGHEDVVRKFAFTPDCRGLISLSYDGRLKCWDLPEGRESTRFHDLNDVSRPILTFALAPAGDVLALSRFNERLRRIEIWDANRGLRSGYTESVDRAVHALEFSKDGGVLASSDSDHRIRFWNSVTGRAAGALEGRQGWVRTLDFSADGRWIALSSVPDQVLLKPIGLPNLSANSTAATIRHEPSGTPGDA from the coding sequence GTGCAAGGCGAATGGGATGAGGACGTCGAGCGCAGGGATCTCGATGACGAGATGTCGCAGGGGCGGCGGGTCCGCTTGCCGTTCTTCACTTGGCGGCGGCTCGGCAGCGTCGCGATGATCCTGGCGATCGCTGCCGCGTTCGTGGACGAGGGCGACGCCAGGCCGAGGGAAACGGATGATCGGACGCTGGCGGGGCATCTCGGCCTGATCGAGACGCTTCGATTTTCACCCGACGGCAAGACGCTGCTGACCGCGGGCTGGGATCGAACCGTGCGGATCTGGGACGTCGAGGCGGCGCCGACGGCGGGGTTCGGAGCGGAGTTGGCGTGCTTGACGGTGGACGCCGAGATCTACGCGGCGTCGCTTTCCTCGGACGGCGGGATCGTCGCGGTGGCGGGACTCGACGGGGTGACGCTGTGGAACTGGCGGGAGGATTCGATTCCGCCCCGAACCCTTGACGACGCGGGGCCGTGTCGAGCGCTGGCGTTCTCTCCAGACGACCGGACCCTGGCGGTGGGGGGCTTCGATCATCAGATCCGGATCGTCGATGTGGAGTCGGGACGGGTGAACTCGGTGCTGGCCGGACACGAGGACGTGGTGCGGAAGTTCGCCTTCACCCCGGACTGCCGGGGGTTGATCTCGCTGAGTTATGACGGCCGACTCAAGTGCTGGGATCTTCCCGAAGGCCGCGAATCGACGCGGTTTCACGACCTGAACGACGTTTCTCGGCCCATCCTGACCTTCGCGCTGGCTCCGGCGGGCGACGTTCTGGCCCTCAGCCGATTCAACGAGCGGTTGCGACGGATCGAGATCTGGGATGCGAATCGCGGCCTCCGCAGTGGGTACACGGAGAGCGTCGACCGCGCCGTGCACGCCCTGGAATTCTCGAAGGACGGCGGGGTGCTCGCCTCGTCGGATTCCGACCACCGCATCCGATTCTGGAATTCGGTCACCGGCCGGGCCGCCGGGGCTCTGGAGGGGCGTCAGGGCTGGGTGCGGACGCTCGATTTCTCGGCCGACGGCCGCTGGATCGCCCTTTCGAGCGTGCCGGACCAGGTCCTCTTGAAGCCGATAGGCCTGCCGAACCTTTCGGCGAACTCGACCGCGGCTACGATCCGACACGAACCGTCGGGGACGCCCGGCGACGCCTGA
- the modB gene encoding molybdate ABC transporter permease subunit — translation MNADLAPLWLSLKVATAATCVVAALGTPAALMLARTRFPGKGLVAGALVLPLVLPPTVLGYLLLQGIGRRTWLGSWLEEQLGVVFVFHWSGAVLASAVAAFPLFLLPARGAFEAVDPRLEDAARLLGRGEASVLLAVTLPLAWRGLAAGLALAFARALGDFGATMMVAGDVPALTQTASLAIYDAVQAGDSSRAAWLSLGIASISIAALVFVQRTLPERGGRT, via the coding sequence GTGAACGCCGACCTCGCCCCGCTCTGGCTGTCCCTGAAGGTGGCGACGGCGGCGACGTGCGTCGTGGCGGCGCTGGGGACGCCCGCCGCTTTGATGCTGGCCCGGACGCGATTCCCCGGCAAGGGGCTGGTCGCGGGGGCGCTGGTCCTGCCCCTGGTCCTCCCGCCGACCGTCCTGGGGTATCTACTGTTGCAGGGGATCGGCCGTCGCACCTGGCTCGGCTCCTGGCTGGAAGAACAGCTCGGCGTCGTGTTCGTCTTCCACTGGTCGGGGGCGGTGCTGGCCTCGGCCGTGGCGGCGTTCCCGCTGTTCCTCCTCCCCGCGCGGGGGGCGTTCGAGGCCGTGGACCCCCGGCTTGAAGACGCGGCGCGGCTGCTGGGGCGGGGGGAGGCGTCCGTCCTCCTCGCGGTGACCCTCCCGCTGGCCTGGCGAGGGCTGGCCGCCGGCCTGGCGCTGGCGTTCGCGAGGGCGCTGGGGGACTTCGGCGCGACGATGATGGTGGCCGGCGACGTCCCCGCCCTCACCCAGACCGCCTCGCTGGCGATCTACGACGCCGTCCAGGCGGGCGACTCCTCGCGAGCGGCCTGGTTGTCGCTGGGGATCGCGTCGATCTCGATCGCGGCCCTGGTCTTCGTTCAGCGCACTCTCCCGGAGCGGGGGGGGCGGACGTGA
- a CDS encoding WD40 repeat domain-containing protein, producing MHDDRTLDLMRSQAADGAGRVRAGRVRLAWLSWEAALFLLVSAIVAIILTARLDEVDEPASSGTRTIGGHDVLLECLALGAGRDVLISSGRDDTVRFWDLDPSKPTWQRELLSLPHGTHPYALSPSPDGRYLAVGGSNLLTLWEARPEGWEVVATKEGTGSRYLAFSPDSRTLAIGGEDGEVRILAAPSLAEAAVLRGLTDMVHAVGFSTDGATVAASSFRGEFLHWNWKTGREEPLSRQLGRVDCFAFAPDGRSLATAPCRPGAGPEERGAKLWDLRTGALQATFGEEGGNALAFSPDGGLLAVAGLDQSIQVWDVGTKTLRGELDEGLGWVKAVLFTQDGSRLAYGGRDGGIRFWDVPGPHGGEHLGATGVRPKSKAG from the coding sequence ATGCACGACGATCGAACCCTCGACCTCATGCGGAGTCAGGCGGCGGACGGTGCGGGCCGCGTCCGTGCCGGTCGAGTACGGCTGGCGTGGCTGAGCTGGGAGGCGGCGCTTTTTCTCCTGGTCTCGGCGATCGTCGCGATCATCCTCACGGCCAGGCTCGACGAGGTCGACGAGCCCGCTTCAAGCGGGACGCGCACCATCGGGGGCCACGACGTCCTGCTGGAGTGCCTGGCGCTGGGGGCCGGACGCGACGTTTTGATCTCGTCCGGTCGAGACGACACCGTAAGGTTCTGGGACCTGGACCCGAGCAAGCCCACCTGGCAACGGGAGCTGCTCAGCCTTCCGCACGGCACGCACCCTTACGCTCTGTCCCCAAGCCCCGACGGTCGCTATCTCGCCGTCGGCGGGTCGAACCTTTTGACGTTGTGGGAGGCCCGCCCGGAAGGTTGGGAAGTGGTCGCGACGAAGGAGGGGACCGGCTCACGCTATCTGGCCTTCTCCCCCGATTCGCGGACGCTCGCGATCGGCGGCGAGGACGGGGAGGTTCGGATCCTCGCGGCTCCGTCTCTGGCCGAGGCGGCCGTCCTCCGCGGGCTGACCGACATGGTGCATGCCGTGGGATTCTCGACGGACGGAGCCACCGTGGCCGCCTCGTCGTTCCGGGGCGAGTTCCTTCACTGGAACTGGAAGACCGGGCGTGAGGAGCCCCTCTCGCGCCAGTTGGGCCGCGTCGACTGTTTCGCGTTCGCTCCCGACGGCCGCTCCCTGGCCACCGCCCCATGTCGGCCCGGCGCAGGCCCGGAGGAGAGGGGGGCGAAGCTCTGGGACCTGCGCACCGGCGCGCTGCAAGCGACGTTCGGCGAGGAGGGGGGCAACGCGCTGGCCTTCTCGCCCGACGGCGGCCTTCTGGCGGTGGCCGGCCTGGACCAATCGATCCAGGTCTGGGACGTCGGGACGAAAACGCTTCGCGGCGAACTCGACGAGGGCCTGGGCTGGGTGAAGGCCGTCCTGTTCACCCAGGACGGCTCCCGCCTGGCGTACGGCGGTCGTGACGGCGGCATCCGGTTCTGGGACGTGCCGGGCCCTCACGGCGGCGAGCACCTTGGCGCGACGGGCGTGCGGCCGAAGTCGAAGGCCGGGTGA
- a CDS encoding spinster family MFS transporter — protein sequence MFALAVLFGMNLLNYIDRYSFFAVGVDIKKSFDIDDFWYGILGVAFMVVYTVVSPFMGWLGDRYNRRVLLAGGVALWSFATVGSAFSLDYNHMFFWRALLGVGEASYGVIAPTLIADLFPVSKRGRAMGLYYLALPLGGALGYGIGGWIGDHWGWSRAFLVVGLPGLLVAVAGLLIHDPGRGASEGVHYAGKADRPKMGDYLRLFTIPSYVLNTVGMAAVTFATGAYAVYGANFFQTVRGMSMTQATFWIGILTATAGLLGIALGTALADYSYRFTKRAYLLLAALVTAGAVPLGLYAILEPKIAVSLSLLFGAMILLSMVLGPCNTVIANVVPANKRASGYALYIFLIHVFGDISSPVILGWVSTFFGRPEVADSWIGRFFATIGAAPVGEENLTVAMLLVAPVLAVGAFFFLLGSRYLPADQERVAHGAGAGSAAATPVGFH from the coding sequence ATGTTCGCGCTGGCCGTGCTGTTCGGCATGAACCTGCTGAACTACATCGACCGGTATTCGTTCTTCGCGGTCGGGGTGGACATCAAGAAGTCGTTCGACATCGACGACTTCTGGTACGGGATCCTGGGCGTCGCCTTCATGGTGGTCTATACGGTGGTCTCGCCGTTCATGGGGTGGCTGGGAGACCGCTACAACCGCCGGGTGCTGCTGGCGGGGGGGGTGGCCCTGTGGAGCTTCGCGACGGTCGGCTCGGCCTTCTCGCTGGACTACAACCACATGTTCTTCTGGCGGGCCCTGCTGGGGGTCGGCGAGGCGAGTTACGGCGTCATCGCGCCCACGCTCATCGCCGACCTGTTTCCGGTCTCCAAGCGAGGCCGGGCGATGGGCCTCTACTATCTGGCCCTCCCCCTCGGCGGCGCGCTGGGATATGGGATCGGCGGCTGGATCGGGGACCACTGGGGATGGTCGCGGGCGTTCCTAGTGGTCGGCCTCCCCGGGCTCCTCGTGGCCGTGGCCGGGCTGCTCATCCATGATCCCGGCCGTGGGGCGTCCGAGGGTGTCCATTACGCGGGCAAGGCGGATCGCCCCAAGATGGGCGATTACCTCAGGCTTTTCACCATCCCGTCCTACGTCCTGAACACGGTCGGCATGGCGGCGGTGACGTTCGCCACCGGGGCCTACGCCGTCTACGGCGCCAACTTCTTCCAGACCGTGCGCGGGATGTCGATGACCCAGGCCACCTTCTGGATCGGCATCCTGACGGCGACCGCCGGGCTGCTGGGGATCGCGCTGGGGACCGCCCTGGCGGACTACTCGTATCGGTTCACGAAGCGGGCTTACCTGCTGCTGGCGGCGCTGGTGACGGCGGGGGCCGTCCCATTGGGGCTGTACGCGATCCTGGAGCCCAAGATCGCGGTCTCGCTCTCGCTCCTGTTCGGGGCGATGATCCTCCTGTCGATGGTCCTGGGCCCCTGCAACACCGTCATCGCCAACGTCGTCCCGGCGAACAAGCGGGCGTCGGGCTACGCCCTGTACATCTTCCTGATCCACGTCTTCGGCGACATCAGCTCGCCGGTGATCCTGGGCTGGGTGTCGACGTTCTTCGGCAGGCCGGAGGTCGCGGACTCCTGGATCGGCCGGTTCTTCGCCACGATCGGCGCGGCCCCCGTCGGCGAGGAGAACCTGACGGTCGCCATGCTCCTCGTCGCCCCGGTGCTGGCCGTCGGCGCGTTCTTCTTCCTGCTCGGCTCCCGCTACCTCCCTGCGGACCAGGAACGGGTCGCGCACGGGGCGGGCGCCGGCTCGGCGGCCGCGACCCCCGTTGGCTTCCACTAA
- a CDS encoding Hsp20/alpha crystallin family protein, translating into MSTTMPNRAPLVDNGLNRLDSRLDALFGQIFGEGAQTRGSAARPDAISPPLSIWSDEGHLHIEVDLPGVVLEDLDVSIHEKVLTIRAQRRIEEERRYAYNGRAFGRFERVLTLPDSLDAESVDARLANGVLSLTLRKRPEAQVRKIDVRQD; encoded by the coding sequence ATGTCGACGACGATGCCCAATCGAGCCCCTCTGGTAGACAATGGTCTCAACCGCCTGGATTCGCGTCTGGATGCGCTTTTCGGCCAGATTTTCGGCGAAGGCGCGCAAACGAGAGGGTCGGCGGCGCGGCCGGACGCGATCTCGCCTCCGCTGTCAATCTGGTCCGACGAAGGTCACCTCCATATTGAGGTGGACTTGCCCGGCGTCGTTCTTGAAGACCTGGACGTCTCCATCCATGAGAAGGTTCTGACGATCCGGGCGCAGCGACGCATCGAGGAGGAGCGTCGGTACGCTTACAACGGCCGGGCCTTCGGACGGTTCGAGCGGGTGCTGACCCTGCCGGATTCGCTCGACGCCGAATCCGTGGACGCCCGGCTCGCGAACGGCGTCCTGTCGCTGACCCTTCGAAAGCGACCGGAGGCGCAGGTCAGGAAGATCGACGTCCGCCAGGACTGA